The following DNA comes from Cellulophaga sp. HaHa_2_95.
TATAAAGATTATTATTTCTTCTGCTAAATACATCTAAAGCACTATGGCCAAAACCGAATATAGAATCTACGTCATCGAACTGCAAAAAAAGGTCTTTACCGAAAATTGGAGGTTTAGAGCTGCTAATCCACAATTTAACGGAGTGCTAGAATGCGTATACGTAGGCATGACGAGTAAGACCCCTAAAGAGCGTTTGGAACAACATAAAACAGGGTATAGAAACAAAAAAGGTCATAAATTATCTTCCGCAATTGTGCAAAAATATGGTAGCTATTTGCGTCCTAGCTTATACAATCATGTTCCCGTATTAAAGACAAAGCAAGAAGGCCTAAAAATGGAAGAATTGGTAGCTTTAGAATTGCGAAGAAAAGGCTACGCCGTTTGGTTTAATTAATGACCGTTTTACAAACAATCCAATAATTATTTAATTATATTTGTCAAACAATTACTAGGAATGCATTTTAAATATCCAGAAATACTTTGGGGCTTATTTTTACTACTGATTCCTATATTAATCCACCTTTTACAACTACGTCGGTTTAAAAAAACAGCATTTACGAATGTAAAGATGCTGCAGCAAGTAGTTGCCGAGTCTCAGAAAAGTAGATCTCTTAAAAAATGGTTGCTTTTATTCACAAGGATGCTGCTCTTTACAGCATTGATTATTGCATTTGCGCAACCCTTTTTCGCAAAGAATACCGTTTTTAAAAATAAAGAAACCATTATATATTTAGACAATTCCTTTAGCATGCAAGCCAAAAAAGGAAATTCCTCTTTATTAGAAGTTGCAGTTCAAGAGATTGTAAAAAAAGCACCGAAAAACACGCCACTTACTCTTTTTACAAATGACCACACCTTTTCAAATACTACTATTGCAGCGATACAAAATGATTTGCTCTCGCTAAATTTTTCACAAAATCAATTACCTTCTGAGGCTATTACGTTAAAAGCTACCTCTCTTTTTAGTACTGCTACAAATAGCATAAAAAACCTAATTGTAATCAGTGATTTTCAAAAAAATAAGGAAGCGTCTTTAAAACCATCCAAAGAATTAAATAATTACTACATACAATTAGCCTCCTATAAGATTGAAAACATTGCTATTGATAGTATTTTTTATAGTCCCAAATCTAACGAGACCACAACGATAAAAATAAAATTATCAGCCTCTCAGGATTTAGAAAATCAGCCTATTTCTGTATACAATGGAGATCAATTAATTGCAAAAACAGCTGCAGAATTTAACCATACAAAAAGTGCAAGCGTCACTATTTCTCTGCCTGAGAATGACCTTATCCTTGGAAAAATCCAATTAGAAGATACGGGACTAAATTATGACAACCAGTTTTATTTTAGTAGAAATAAAAAGGAGAAAGTAAGAATTTTAGAAATCTATGGAGTTGAAACAGGCTACTTAGAAAGAATTTATACTGCAGAAGAATTTGAGTACCAGAAAAATAGCATTGCTCAATTAAATTATAGTCTCATTGAAAATCAGCATACCATCATATTAAATGAATTAGAAGCGCTACCAGAAGCATTGGTGCAGGCACTGCATTTATTCACGCAACAAGGAGGAACCTTAATAATGATTCCAAATGACGATATTACCATTACAAATTATAATACGCTTCTAAATAATTTTGGCGTAAAATTGAATCAAAAAATAGCTACTTCTCAAGAGATTGCGCATATTAATTTTGATCATCCAATCTATAGCAATGTGTTTGATCAAAAAGTTAACAATTTTCAATATCCAGAGGTAAAAACCTATTACTCTTTAGATGCTAAACAAAGTCCATTACTCTCTTATGCTAGTAATGAACCTTTCTTACTTGGCAAAAGAGGATTTTATTTTTTCACATCTCCTTTATCATCAGAATTATCAAACTTTAAAAATTCGCCTTTGATTGTTCCTACGTTATACAATATGGGCGTAGAAAGTTTAAAGCAACAAGAGCTATACTATACCCTAGGAGAAAATAATTCTGTGACCATAGCCGTGGAGGGTATTACAGATGATGTTTTGAAGATTTCAAATGCAACGAATGAATACATCCCGCAGCAACAATCTCTAAACAACAAAATAGTTCTAAACTTTAATGAGGTACCTTCTGAAGATGGACTATTTACAGTAAAAAATAAAGAAACAAATTTTAAACACCTTGGTTTTAATTATCAAAGAACAGAAAGTAGTTTAACTTATTGGGATCTAGAAAACGTTAAAGACATTTATACACCAACATCAATATCAGATTTGTTTGACACTTTAGAAAAAGATGATAGTAAAAACGAGCTTTGGAAATGGTTTGTTATTTTAGCATTACTATTTGGTTTGATTGAAATTGGTATTCAAAAATATTTAAAATGAACGTACTTTTAAAAGCTGCAAAAATTGTAGATGCCACAAATAAAGAACATCATCTTAAGAAAAGAGATATTCTAATTAAAAATGGTATCATTTCTAAAATTGCTCCTAAAATTGAGGCCGAAAAGCAAACAAAAATTATTGCGCTAGAAAACCTACATGTCTCTATTGGTTGGTTTGATAGCAGCGTATCTTTTGGAGAGCCTGGTCATGAAGAACGCGAAACCATTGAGAATGGTTTGTTTACCGCTGCAAAAAGTGGCTTTACCGATGTGATTCTAAATCCGACTACGAACCCACTACCCGATTCTAGTTCGGACATCGTATTTTTAAGAAATAAAGCCAACAATAAACCTACTAAATTACATCCACTAGGAACCTTAACGGTGAAATCTGAGGGTGAGGTTTTAGCAGAATTGTTTGATATGCAAAATGCTGGCGCCGTTGCTTTTTCTGATTATAAAAATCCCACTAAAAACTCTAACCTTCTTAAAATAGCTTTGCAATATGCGCAAGGTTTTGATGCCTTAGTGTACTCTTTTCCATTAGATGTTCAGATCGCCGGAAAGGGAGTAGTTAATGAAGAAGTAGTCGCAACTCGTTTAGGACTCAAAGGAATTCCTTCTTTAGCGGAAGAATTGCAAATTTCTAGAGATTTATTTATTTTAGAATATACAGGAGGCAAATTACATATCCCTACGATATCTACGGCAAATGCCGTAAAGTTAATTGCTACAGCAAAAAAGAAAGGCCTAGATGTTACCTGTAGTGTAGCTATTCACAACCTTGTACTCACAGACGAAGAATTAGAAGGCTTTGATACTAATTTTAAAGTGATGCCCCCGCTTCGCACTAAAAAAGACGCTAGAATGCTTATAAAGGGCGTTCTTGATGGCGTTATTGATTTTGTAACTTCAGACCACACTCCGTTAGATGTGGAAGAGAAAATTATAGAATTTGACAATGCTGCCTATGGCACTATAGGCTTGGAATCTGCATTTGGTGCGCTAAACAAAATTTTTGAAGTAGCTACCGCTATACACTTACTAACAAAAGGAAGAGAACGCTATAATATTGCTACTCCAAAACTTTCGGAAGGGGAAAAAGCAACCCTTACGCTATTTAATCCAGACGCTGAAAAAGAATTCTCAAAAGATGACATTTACGCTTCATGTAAGAATAGTGCCTTTATAGGCCAGCCGATTCTAGGGCATGTCTATGGAATAATTTCGGAAGAAAATATACTAATCTAAATACTTTAGAGTTAGTAATACAAACAAACAATAAATACCAACAAAAAATTATGGATCAAACCACGAAAGAAGCAGGAAAAACAATGGCTATCATAAGCTATGTAACCTTAATCGGAACAATAATTGCTTATTTTTCAAACCAAGGAGATAAAAAGAATGAATTTGTAAGTTTTCATATCGGTCAAGCTGTACGCATATGGATATTATTATTCGTACTAACCATTGTTGTGAATATCTTAGTATTTGTTACTAGTATTGGAGCGCTGGGATATTTAAGTTATATACCTTTCGTATTAGCTGTTCTAGGAGCTATGAATGCAAATAGCCTGAAGGCAGAACCAGTTCCTGTGATTGGAACAATTGGAGGGTAATTCTTTTCAAAAAATATATTTAAAAATAGGCTTCCTTTTGGAGCCTATTTTTTTTTGCCCATTACTTTTACTAGCTGTAAATTTGAAGCATGAAAGAAATACCAGGAAAAACCATCGCTATTGTATCTTACTTTACTATTGTAGGTGCTATTATAGCTGCTAGCATGAACAATGAACCACAGCATGATTTTGCTAGATACCAAACTAGACAAGCCTTTGGTTTACACCTCACCTTTATAGCCTTTGCTATTTTAATTAATTTATGGGGCGGTGCTTATGCTTTTTATGGCTTGTATATATTCTACGTGGTTTTATGGGGCTATGGCTTTACAGGAGCACTGACTGGTAAGAAACAAGAAATGCCAATTGTTGGTCCGCTTTACCAAAAATGGTTCACATTCATTAAATAATTATAAGATATACAGCACCTCTATGCAAACAAAATCCTTATCACTAGAACATATAATTCGCCCGTCTTCACTAGAAAAGAATGCTCCCGTTCTTTTTATGCTTCATGGTTATGGAAGTAACGAAGAAGACTTATTTTCTTTTGCTGCAGAATTACCAGAAGAATATTTTGTAATCTCTGTACGCGCCCCTTATACATTAGAACCTTATGGGAATGCTTGGTATGCCATCAATTTTGATGCAGAAAAAGGCAAATGGAGTGATGATGTACAAGCTATTGAATCTAGAGATAAAATTGCAAACTTTATTACAGAAGCTTGTGCCGCTTATTCCGTAGATCAAAATAATGTAACCCTTTTAGGCTTTAGCCAAGGTACTATATTAAGTTATGCTGTAGCCTTATCATATCCTGAAAAAGTAACCCGTGTAATTGCGTTAAGCGGTTATATCAATGAAAATATACTAGAGAAAGACTATACAAACAATGATTTTTCTGCCTTGAAGATTTACGCTTCTCATGGCTCTGTAGATCAAGTTATTCCTGTAGACTGGGCTGCTAAAGCTCCTAAATTCTTAGATCATTTAGGTATTTTAAATACCTACGAAGAATTTCCCGTAGGCCATGGAGTGGCACCTCAAAATTTCTATTCTTTCAAAAAATGGTTGTCAGAAAATTAAATAAAAAAAGCTTCTATATCCTATAGAAGCTTTTTTATATCTATTCGTTACTCCTAGCATAGAGCAGATGATCTAGCAGCGAAAAATCTACGCCCAAATCATCTTTCAATTCATATTTAATAATAAGATCTCCCCAGTAATGACCATCAGAAAAATCTGCTACAATCCATTTATGGTTTAATACTTTAATTTTATTGATTTTAAAATTACCCTCCATACCTTCATAAGGTACTAATGGATTATCACCTTTACTTTCGTTAGTTTCTAATAGCTTATCCGTAATGTACCCGGTAGGATTTTTTAAATTCAAATGCTGGTAGTATGCAAAAGCATCATCATTATTATCCAAAGAAAAATACTCCATTTCTAGAAATTTTAAATGTAAATCTCGAATAGAATCATTTAATTTTTCGGTTTGTGCACTTAGGCTTTCTATCCTAGCATCTTTATTCTTACTCATAGTACCACTGCTTACAAAAAGGTAAAGAGCTATTAATGATGCAAAAAGAAATAGGTATAGAAAAATTCTACTTTTCATTTGGTTGGTTTTATAAGATTATATGGTAATTTTTAAATTATCGTAAGCCAAATATACATTTTTGGGCAATGATTCTTGCACTTCATCATGAAAACCTAGAAGATGACTTATATGAGTCAAGTATGCTTTTTCTGGTTTCACTTTAGAAATAAATTCCAAAGCTTCTTCTAAATTAAAATGAGAATGATGAGATTCTATACGCAATGCACTTACGACTAAAACTTTGAGTCCGTTTAACTTTTTAACCTCCAGCTCCTCTATCGTTTTTATATCCGTTAAATAAGCAAAGTCTCGTAATCGGTAACCAAAAACCTGTAATCTATTATGTTTAAGATTTATTGGAATAGCATTTAAATTCCCAATTTTAAAAGTACTTCCATTTTTCACCTCTTTAATTTCTACGGCTGGAGCTCCTGGATATCTATTTTCATTGGCAAAAATATAATCAAATCTTATTTTTAGTGATTTGATAACCCGTTCATGTGCATAAATAGGTATATCACCTTGTCTAAAAAAGAAAGGTCTGATATCATCTATTCCTGCCGTATGGTCTGAGTGTTCATGGGTAAATAGAATGCCATCTAATTGCGAAATAGGGTTTTTAAGCATCTGTTGCCTAAAATCTGGACCACAATCAAACACATAATTAAAATTATCCCAAGAGACTAGAACAGAAACTCGTAGTCTTTTATCCTTTTGGTTTTCACTCATACAAACCGGATGTGTGCTCCCAATTACAGGGATTCCTTGTGAAGTTCCAGTTCCTAAAAATGTAATTGTCACCTGATTGTCTATTTTATCCAAATTTATAACTTATTTATTTATTAGATTGCCCAATCTTGTTAACTTTGTTGCAAACAAATAAATTACATGACTTCTGTTTTAAGAAAGGATACTGGATTTGAAAATATCCCCTCGATAAAATCTAAAACGCTTCGTATAAATCTGAATCCAGATATTTACGGAACATTTTCAGAAATTGGTGCTGGCCAAGAAACCTCCGGGCATTTTTTTAGATCTGGTGGTGCCTCTGGTACTATTGCAAAAGCAATGAGTGCTTATGACAAAGATTTTAGTGATGCTATTTATGGCATAGAAGAAGACGGCCGATACGTTACGCAATCGCGATTGAAAAAAATGTTGACTCACGAGATGATGAACATGGAAGATCGTATTAGTAGAAAAAAACACCCCGAGCGTTTATTTTTCTCTTATGCAAATACCGTAGCAACGATAGACTTCTCTAAAAGATATAAAGGTCATGGGTGGCTAGGGATTAGGTACCAATTAGACCCAACTCAAAAAGAATATGATGAAATCATCATACATGTACGATTTAAGCAAAATGAAGCTCGTTTACAGCAAGAAACCTTAGGTATTTTAGGTGTAAACCTTATTTATGGTGCCTTTTACAAGCATGACCAGCCGCGTAAAATTCTTAAATACTTATACGACCATTTAGATAAGGATACCTTAGAAGTTGATATGATTAACTTTTCTGGACCTAACTATAAAAATGTAGATAACCGTTTGATGAGCTTGCAGCTTATTAAAAATAACATGACCGATGCTGTTATGTTCGGTCCTGACGGCAATAACTTATTGCCAGCTGCAGTTTTATATAAAAAGAATATTCTTGCATTACGTGGTAGCTTTAGACCTGTAACAAAGGTTAATATGGATATGCTAGAAAAATCTCATGATATCTTTATCAGAGAGACTAGCGTAGAAGAAGAGAATACTATTGTAATTTTTGAAATTACCTTATCTAACTTAAAAGCATCTGGAGAAATTGATGAACAGGATTTTATGGACCGCGCTGAACTCTTATGTTCATTAGGCCATACCGTAATGATCTCTAAATTTCAAGAGTACTTTAAGTTAGTAGAATACTTTAATAATTATACGAAGTCAAAAATTGGATTAACTATGGGGGTAAATAACCTAGTTGATATTTTTGATGAAAAATATTACCGTCATTTAAGTGGTGGTATTTTAGAAGCCTTTGGTAAGTTATTCTTTAAAGATTTGAAGGTGTATTTATACCCTATGAAGAATGAAGAAACTGGGCAAATAATGACCAGTAATAATGTCAAAGTACACCCACGCATGAAAGAATTGTATAAATTCTTTAAATACAATGGTAAAGTGATGGATATTATTGATTATGATCCTGATGTATTACATATATTTTCCAGAGATGTCTTAAAGAAAATTATTAATAACGACGAAGGATGGGAAGATGTTTTACCAGAAGGCATCTCCGAAATCATAAAAAATAGAAGTCTGTTTAAGCGAAAGCAAATTGACGCTGGTAGCACGGATGAAACAAAATAATAAAAAAGCCCTAAATCAAATGATTTAGGGCTTTTTTTATTAAGCTAATAGCTGCGCTGCATGATCTTTAGTTTTAACTTTTTCAATCACATTAGACACCACTCCTTTTTCATCAACAACGAATGTCATTCTATGAATGCCGTCATAGGTTTTGCCCATAAACTTTTTTGGCCCCCAAACACCAAAAGCATTAATAACCGTATGGTCTTCGTCTGCCAATAATGGAAAAGGGAACTCATATTTATTTTTAAAATTAGCTTGTCTTTTTTCTGAGTCTGCACTTACCCCTAATAATTCATATCCTTGTGATTGTAATGCTGCGTAATTATCGCGTAAATTACAAGCTTCAGCGGTACATCCAGGAGTACTAGCCTTAGGATAAAAAAATACAATTAATTTTTTTCCTAAGTAATCCGATAAATTAATAGTGTTCCCATCTTGATCATTCACAGAAAATGAAGGAACCTTATCTCCTATTTTTAAAGTTTGCATAGCTTTTTTTTAATTAAATTCGTTCTTTGTAAAAATACAAATTACAATTTTTTAGCACCACTTATTAGCGATTCCTTTTATATATTGATTTATAAAATTTTTTAATGACAAAAGCAGAAAAAATAGCGTTCACTATTCAAAAACTAAAAGAATTATACCCTACAATTCCTGTCCCATTAGATCATAAAGATCCGTACACCTTATTAATCGCCGTATTGATGTCAGCACAGAGTACCGATGTTAGAGTCAACCAGATTACACCACTACTTTTTGCTAAAGCAGATAATCCTTACGATATGATTAAGCTAAACGTTGAAGAGATTCGTGCTATTATTCGTCCTGTGGGTTTATCTCCTATGAAAGCAAAAGGCATTCACGGATTATCGCAAATGCTGGTAGATAAATATGATGGTATTGTTCCGCAAGAATTAGAATTATTAGAAGAGTTCCCTGCCGTGGGTCATAAAACGGCTAGTGTTGTAGTATCACAAGCTTTTGGCATTCCTGCGTTCCCTGTAGATACGCATATTCACAGGTTAATGTATCGATGGGGTTTTACGAATGGGAAAAACGTGGTACAAACAGAAAAAGACGCCAAGAGATTATTTCCAAAAGAGATTTGGAACGATTTACATTTACAAATTATCTGGTATGGCCGCGAATATTCACCTGCGAGAGGGTGGGATTTAGAAAAAGATATTATAACAAAAACTATTGGCAGAAAAACAGTTTTAGAGGCCTATTATAAAACTAAAAAGAGCCGCTAATTGCGGCTCTTTTAAATTTTAGTTTAAGTTATTCTCGAACTTAATATTATCATATGTAATAATATCCAAAGACTTGGAATAACTCATCAGAAACTGAATAGTTTCTGGACAAGCTTTTGCAAGCTTGCACGTATTTTGATTCTCAGAGTAGATTTTTTCCATATTTTCAGTATTGTTATGTTAAGATAACGCTACCAAAAAGGAAATATTGTTTGTTTCGCCATAAGGCGTATTAATTCGTTAAAACGATATTGTTTTGATCAATTACCTTTCTAAGGTTAATTAATGCATAACGCATTCTTCCTAAAGCGGTATTAATGCTTACTCCTGTATTCTCTGAAATTTCTTTGAAACTCATATCCTTATAAATACGCATCATTAAAACTTCTTTTTGATCTTCTGGCAATTCCTCAATCAAAATATTTAAGTCATTATCTATTTGATCTTTAATCAATTGTTTTTCAATATTTAATTGATCGTCACCAATAACAGAAAAGATATTAAAATCATCACTGCCTTCAAACATTGGCATTCTTTTGTTTTTTCTAAAATGATCTATAACTAAGTTATGTGCAATTCGCATTACCCAAGGTAAAAACTTACCTTCTTCACTATACGATCCCTTTCTAAGAGTTTTTATTACTTTAATAAAAGTATCTTGAAATATATCTTCTGTAACATCTCTATTCAATACTTTGGAATAAATGAAGCTAGAAATTCTTTGGTTGTGGCGATTAATTAAAATCTCTAAAGCTTTCTCTTCTCCGTTGATGTAATTTTTTACTAATACTGAGTCATCAATCTGTAGTTCCATACAAATTACTTTTTTATTGGTTAAAATTAGGGACCCACCTCCTTTTCAAGAAGTGAACTTTCGTTTTGTGTGCTAAAATGTTTAAAAAAGTAATTTTGCTTTATAGGCTGTTGATTTTTAATAACATATCAAATATAGAGATAAAGGTAACTTTTAAAAAAAGTTTGTTGTGATATGCAATATTTTCGATGTTAAAACGTGTATTGTGCATATTGAACTGCTCATAGTATCTATTTCTGCCCTATAAGTACGAGCATACTAGGTGTTTTAGATGTATTTCTTAAAATAAATATAAAATTCAAGACAATTAACCTACTCAAATCTTCCGTAAACAAACATTTTAAACTAGGTAGTTCATCAACAACTTACTTATATACAAACGAATATATAAAAATAAATGAGACCGGAAGAAAAAATTAGGTCTAATTAAAGTAGATGCAAAATATTTCAAACTAGAAGAAGAACTATCAGAGATCACAAATGCCAGACAGTTACCAAAAAAGAAGTGAGGTGAAAATGAACAAAAAGCAAAAGCAGAAAAATGCTGCAAATTAAAAAGAGCCGCTAATTGCGGCTCATTTTAATTTAGATTATTTTCAAATTGAATATTATTGTAGGTAATGATATCTAATGATTTTGAATAATTAATCAGGAACTGTACAGTTGCTGGACAAGCCTTTCTAGGCTTACTAACATTTTGATTTTCAGAATATATTTTTCCCATTTTCACAGTATTATTATGATAAGATAACGCTACTTAAATGGAATTATTGTTTAATTATACTGAAGAGTAATTAATTGGTTAAGACAATATTATTCTTGTCTATTACTTTTCTAAGGTTAATTAATGCATAACGCATTCTCCCTAATGCGGTATTAATGCTAACTCCAGTGTTTTCTGAAATTTCTTTGAAGCTCATATCCTTATAGATACGCATCATTAAAACTTCTTTTTGATCATCTGGTAATTCCTCAATCAGAATATTTAAATCACTGTCTATCTGATCTTTGATTAATTGCTTTTCCGCATTTAATTGATCGTCACCGATAACAGAAAAGATATTGAAATCATCGCTACCTTCAAACTTAGGCATTCTTTTGTTCTTTCTAAAATGATCTATAACCAGGTTATGTGCAATACGCATTACCCATGGTAAAAATTTACCTTCTTCACTATACGATCCTTTTCTAAGTGTTTTGATTACTTTAATAAAAGTATCTTGAAAGATATCTTCCGTAATATCTCTATCTAATACTTTAGAATAAATAAAGCTAGAAATTCTTTGGTTGTGGCGGTTGATTAAAATCTCTAGAGCTTTTTCTTCTCCGTTGATATAATTTTTTACTAATACTGAATCTTCAATCTGTAGTTCCATACAAATTTATGTTTTATTGGTTAATATTTGAGTTCTTCTCTTATTAAGGATCTGAACTTTTTTATGTGCAAAAATGTGTGTAAATTAATTTAGCGTTCTAGGCTATTGACTTTTAATTACATTTCAAATGTAGAGACAATGGGTACTTTTAAAAAAAGTTTGTTGTGATATGCAATATTTTCGATGTTAAAACGTGTATTCTCGGTATTAAAGTGCTCAAATTGTATCTTTGTGCTTTATAAATACCTATATGAAGAGCATTTTAGATGTAAATCCTAAAGAGAATATTATTATTAAAGGTGCCAAGTTGCACAATCTTAAGAATATAGATGTAGTTATCCCTAGAAACAAGCTTGTTGTTATAACTGGTTTGTCTGGTTCTGGTAAATCTAGTCTAGCTTTTGATACCTTATATGCAGAGGGACAACGTAGGTATGTAGAAAGTCTTTCTTCGTATGCCCGACAGTTTTTAGGAAAATTAGATAAACCTAAGGTTGATTATATAAAAGGTATAGCTCCC
Coding sequences within:
- a CDS encoding ribose-5-phosphate isomerase, with the protein product MAKTEYRIYVIELQKKVFTENWRFRAANPQFNGVLECVYVGMTSKTPKERLEQHKTGYRNKKGHKLSSAIVQKYGSYLRPSLYNHVPVLKTKQEGLKMEELVALELRRKGYAVWFN
- a CDS encoding BatA domain-containing protein, giving the protein MHFKYPEILWGLFLLLIPILIHLLQLRRFKKTAFTNVKMLQQVVAESQKSRSLKKWLLLFTRMLLFTALIIAFAQPFFAKNTVFKNKETIIYLDNSFSMQAKKGNSSLLEVAVQEIVKKAPKNTPLTLFTNDHTFSNTTIAAIQNDLLSLNFSQNQLPSEAITLKATSLFSTATNSIKNLIVISDFQKNKEASLKPSKELNNYYIQLASYKIENIAIDSIFYSPKSNETTTIKIKLSASQDLENQPISVYNGDQLIAKTAAEFNHTKSASVTISLPENDLILGKIQLEDTGLNYDNQFYFSRNKKEKVRILEIYGVETGYLERIYTAEEFEYQKNSIAQLNYSLIENQHTIILNELEALPEALVQALHLFTQQGGTLIMIPNDDITITNYNTLLNNFGVKLNQKIATSQEIAHINFDHPIYSNVFDQKVNNFQYPEVKTYYSLDAKQSPLLSYASNEPFLLGKRGFYFFTSPLSSELSNFKNSPLIVPTLYNMGVESLKQQELYYTLGENNSVTIAVEGITDDVLKISNATNEYIPQQQSLNNKIVLNFNEVPSEDGLFTVKNKETNFKHLGFNYQRTESSLTYWDLENVKDIYTPTSISDLFDTLEKDDSKNELWKWFVILALLFGLIEIGIQKYLK
- a CDS encoding dihydroorotase family protein: MNVLLKAAKIVDATNKEHHLKKRDILIKNGIISKIAPKIEAEKQTKIIALENLHVSIGWFDSSVSFGEPGHEERETIENGLFTAAKSGFTDVILNPTTNPLPDSSSDIVFLRNKANNKPTKLHPLGTLTVKSEGEVLAELFDMQNAGAVAFSDYKNPTKNSNLLKIALQYAQGFDALVYSFPLDVQIAGKGVVNEEVVATRLGLKGIPSLAEELQISRDLFILEYTGGKLHIPTISTANAVKLIATAKKKGLDVTCSVAIHNLVLTDEELEGFDTNFKVMPPLRTKKDARMLIKGVLDGVIDFVTSDHTPLDVEEKIIEFDNAAYGTIGLESAFGALNKIFEVATAIHLLTKGRERYNIATPKLSEGEKATLTLFNPDAEKEFSKDDIYASCKNSAFIGQPILGHVYGIISEENILI
- a CDS encoding alpha/beta hydrolase — its product is MQTKSLSLEHIIRPSSLEKNAPVLFMLHGYGSNEEDLFSFAAELPEEYFVISVRAPYTLEPYGNAWYAINFDAEKGKWSDDVQAIESRDKIANFITEACAAYSVDQNNVTLLGFSQGTILSYAVALSYPEKVTRVIALSGYINENILEKDYTNNDFSALKIYASHGSVDQVIPVDWAAKAPKFLDHLGILNTYEEFPVGHGVAPQNFYSFKKWLSEN
- a CDS encoding hydrolase; protein product: MKSRIFLYLFLFASLIALYLFVSSGTMSKNKDARIESLSAQTEKLNDSIRDLHLKFLEMEYFSLDNNDDAFAYYQHLNLKNPTGYITDKLLETNESKGDNPLVPYEGMEGNFKINKIKVLNHKWIVADFSDGHYWGDLIIKYELKDDLGVDFSLLDHLLYARSNE
- a CDS encoding MBL fold metallo-hydrolase — translated: MTITFLGTGTSQGIPVIGSTHPVCMSENQKDKRLRVSVLVSWDNFNYVFDCGPDFRQQMLKNPISQLDGILFTHEHSDHTAGIDDIRPFFFRQGDIPIYAHERVIKSLKIRFDYIFANENRYPGAPAVEIKEVKNGSTFKIGNLNAIPINLKHNRLQVFGYRLRDFAYLTDIKTIEELEVKKLNGLKVLVVSALRIESHHSHFNLEEALEFISKVKPEKAYLTHISHLLGFHDEVQESLPKNVYLAYDNLKITI
- a CDS encoding TonB-dependent receptor; protein product: MTSVLRKDTGFENIPSIKSKTLRINLNPDIYGTFSEIGAGQETSGHFFRSGGASGTIAKAMSAYDKDFSDAIYGIEEDGRYVTQSRLKKMLTHEMMNMEDRISRKKHPERLFFSYANTVATIDFSKRYKGHGWLGIRYQLDPTQKEYDEIIIHVRFKQNEARLQQETLGILGVNLIYGAFYKHDQPRKILKYLYDHLDKDTLEVDMINFSGPNYKNVDNRLMSLQLIKNNMTDAVMFGPDGNNLLPAAVLYKKNILALRGSFRPVTKVNMDMLEKSHDIFIRETSVEEENTIVIFEITLSNLKASGEIDEQDFMDRAELLCSLGHTVMISKFQEYFKLVEYFNNYTKSKIGLTMGVNNLVDIFDEKYYRHLSGGILEAFGKLFFKDLKVYLYPMKNEETGQIMTSNNVKVHPRMKELYKFFKYNGKVMDIIDYDPDVLHIFSRDVLKKIINNDEGWEDVLPEGISEIIKNRSLFKRKQIDAGSTDETK
- the bcp gene encoding thioredoxin-dependent thiol peroxidase, with product MQTLKIGDKVPSFSVNDQDGNTINLSDYLGKKLIVFFYPKASTPGCTAEACNLRDNYAALQSQGYELLGVSADSEKRQANFKNKYEFPFPLLADEDHTVINAFGVWGPKKFMGKTYDGIHRMTFVVDEKGVVSNVIEKVKTKDHAAQLLA
- the nth gene encoding endonuclease III; amino-acid sequence: MTKAEKIAFTIQKLKELYPTIPVPLDHKDPYTLLIAVLMSAQSTDVRVNQITPLLFAKADNPYDMIKLNVEEIRAIIRPVGLSPMKAKGIHGLSQMLVDKYDGIVPQELELLEEFPAVGHKTASVVVSQAFGIPAFPVDTHIHRLMYRWGFTNGKNVVQTEKDAKRLFPKEIWNDLHLQIIWYGREYSPARGWDLEKDIITKTIGRKTVLEAYYKTKKSR
- a CDS encoding RNA polymerase sigma factor; translation: MELQIDDSVLVKNYINGEEKALEILINRHNQRISSFIYSKVLNRDVTEDIFQDTFIKVIKTLRKGSYSEEGKFLPWVMRIAHNLVIDHFRKNKRMPMFEGSDDFNIFSVIGDDQLNIEKQLIKDQIDNDLNILIEELPEDQKEVLMMRIYKDMSFKEISENTGVSINTALGRMRYALINLRKVIDQNNIVLTN
- a CDS encoding RNA polymerase sigma factor → MELQIEDSVLVKNYINGEEKALEILINRHNQRISSFIYSKVLDRDITEDIFQDTFIKVIKTLRKGSYSEEGKFLPWVMRIAHNLVIDHFRKNKRMPKFEGSDDFNIFSVIGDDQLNAEKQLIKDQIDSDLNILIEELPDDQKEVLMMRIYKDMSFKEISENTGVSINTALGRMRYALINLRKVIDKNNIVLTN